The proteins below are encoded in one region of Sphingobium yanoikuyae:
- a CDS encoding quinone-dependent dihydroorotate dehydrogenase — protein sequence MSYRLIRPLFFALDAERAHNLSIALLRMMPTRAPLKADPMLAQTVAGIAFPNPVGLAAGYDKDGRVAHKMHGLGFGFAELGTLTPLAQPGNPQPRLFRLVEDRAVINRFGFNNGGQGAAADRIARYRRPVGEGPVIGINIGANKEATAAGRANADYATGVTCMAPLADYLTVNISSPNTPGLRALQGRAALDDLLGTVMAARPEGGPPIFLKVAPDLEPADIEDIAAACIDHRIDALIVSNTTITRPALQSAHAGETGGLSGAPLTNLSLGKLRDFRRLLGDRLPLIGVGGIANAEQAYARIRAGASLVQVYSALVYEGPYLARRINDGLKALMARDGVRHIGEVVGIDA from the coding sequence ATGTCCTATCGCCTGATCCGTCCGCTCTTCTTCGCGCTCGATGCCGAGCGCGCCCATAATCTGTCGATCGCGCTGCTGCGGATGATGCCGACACGGGCACCGCTGAAGGCCGACCCGATGCTGGCACAGACGGTGGCGGGCATCGCCTTTCCCAATCCGGTCGGTCTGGCGGCGGGCTATGACAAGGATGGCCGGGTCGCGCACAAGATGCATGGGCTGGGCTTCGGCTTTGCCGAACTGGGCACGCTGACCCCGCTGGCACAGCCGGGCAATCCCCAGCCGCGCCTGTTCCGGCTGGTCGAGGACAGGGCCGTTATCAATCGCTTCGGCTTCAACAATGGCGGCCAGGGCGCCGCCGCCGACCGCATCGCCCGCTATCGCCGACCGGTAGGCGAAGGACCGGTGATCGGCATCAATATCGGCGCCAACAAAGAGGCCACGGCAGCCGGACGCGCCAATGCCGACTATGCCACCGGCGTTACCTGCATGGCGCCGCTGGCCGATTATCTGACGGTCAATATCTCTTCGCCCAACACGCCGGGCCTGCGCGCGCTGCAGGGCCGGGCGGCGCTGGACGATCTGCTGGGCACGGTGATGGCGGCACGGCCCGAAGGCGGCCCGCCGATCTTCCTGAAGGTGGCGCCGGACCTGGAACCGGCCGATATCGAGGATATCGCCGCCGCCTGCATCGACCACCGGATCGACGCGCTGATCGTGTCCAACACCACCATCACCCGCCCGGCGCTACAGTCGGCCCATGCAGGCGAGACCGGCGGCCTGTCGGGCGCGCCGCTCACCAACCTGTCGCTGGGCAAGCTGCGCGACTTCCGCCGGCTGCTGGGCGACCGGCTGCCGCTGATCGGCGTGGGTGGCATCGCCAATGCGGAGCAGGCCTATGCCCGCATCCGCGCCGGCGCCTCGCTGGTGCAGGTCTATAGCGCGCTGGTCTATGAAGGCCCCTATCTCGCCAGGCGGATCAACGATGGCCTGAAGGCGCTGATGGCGCGCGACGGCGTGCGGCATATCGGCGAGGTGGTGGGGATCGACGCCTGA
- a CDS encoding endonuclease domain-containing protein, translating to MKGFAREMRHEPTAPEKRLWARLSRSQIGGHKFRRQSVIGPFIVDFLCPQKALIVEVDGDTHVAGSDVARDQALQQQGYHIIRIANDAVMQNIEGVCAAILGALDQAPDRWASPHPNPSPEGEGLFQINEKTSDQ from the coding sequence TTGAAGGGCTTCGCGCGCGAAATGCGTCATGAGCCGACCGCGCCGGAAAAGCGCCTATGGGCGAGATTGTCCCGCTCCCAGATCGGTGGCCATAAATTCCGCCGCCAATCCGTGATCGGCCCTTTCATCGTCGACTTCCTCTGCCCGCAAAAGGCGCTGATCGTGGAAGTCGATGGAGACACCCATGTTGCGGGTTCCGATGTGGCGCGCGATCAGGCGCTGCAACAGCAGGGTTACCATATCATCCGGATCGCCAATGATGCGGTGATGCAGAATATCGAAGGGGTTTGTGCTGCGATCCTTGGCGCGCTGGATCAGGCGCCGGATCGTTGGGCTAGCCCCCACCCCAACCCCTCCCCTGAAGGGGAGGGGCTTTTTCAGATCAACGAAAAGACGAGCGATCAATGA
- a CDS encoding SufD family Fe-S cluster assembly protein, giving the protein MTLLALPTRKDEAWRYSDLDALAAAWPVPAATRITVAEGESAHDHLLQDAADGATAVHDYVIDIADGARFDFHLLNIGGKLGRVTFAVTLGKGSHFELNGAIIGGGEQTLEIITSVTHAQPDATSGQTVRSILGSHATGNYLGSINVARDAQRTDAFQSIKAMLLDRTATANAKPELEIYADDVKCAHGATVGELDKQALFYMASRGMDPATAKTLLLKAFVAGVFDDVAQDDLRERFETAALAKLGTLV; this is encoded by the coding sequence GTGACCCTCCTCGCTCTCCCCACGCGCAAGGATGAAGCCTGGCGTTACAGCGATCTTGACGCACTCGCCGCCGCCTGGCCGGTGCCGGCCGCGACCCGGATCACGGTGGCGGAGGGCGAAAGCGCGCATGATCATCTGCTGCAAGATGCGGCCGATGGCGCGACCGCGGTGCATGACTATGTCATTGATATCGCCGACGGTGCCCGGTTCGATTTCCATCTGCTCAATATTGGCGGCAAGCTGGGACGTGTCACTTTCGCTGTCACGCTCGGCAAGGGCAGTCATTTCGAGCTGAACGGCGCGATCATCGGCGGTGGCGAGCAGACGCTGGAGATCATCACCAGCGTCACCCATGCCCAGCCCGACGCGACCAGCGGCCAGACCGTCCGCTCGATCCTGGGCAGCCATGCCACCGGCAATTATCTCGGCAGCATCAATGTTGCCCGCGATGCCCAGCGCACCGACGCTTTCCAGTCGATCAAGGCGATGCTGCTCGACCGCACCGCCACGGCCAACGCCAAGCCGGAACTGGAAATCTATGCCGACGACGTGAAATGTGCCCATGGCGCGACCGTCGGCGAACTGGACAAGCAGGCCCTCTTCTACATGGCCTCGCGCGGCATGGACCCGGCCACCGCCAAGACATTGCTGCTCAAGGCCTTCGTCGCCGGCGTGTTCGACGATGTCGCGCAGGATGATCTGCGCGAACGGTTCGAGACCGCCGCGCTCGCCAAGCTGGGGACGCTGGTATGA
- a CDS encoding helix-turn-helix domain-containing protein, translating to MGPQHWDLPLSAARGVVPDNRGPLSYSVDAEQGPVRLRYFTPPEKVRPYFGSLYIFSVAADHYADVTRADVAQLRLMLRGDGRYHFQDGSVQRPPAVGLIGPTQGATRFELDAPTRLLGVSLLPAGWLALHGGDADKLADGLCDLAAERDDGFLDLLAQLQRMEDGDAMAALTWSFLAERIRPLPEATWAILRAIDSWLIGEGSPRIEVLSEMTELSPRQLARITNKLYGAPPKLLARKYRALRCSARIALDHESWQALCDDGSFYDQSHFIREIKHFIGMTPHQLQTEPTAVVQLTLLRRTLGGDVAVLNRLS from the coding sequence ATGGGGCCGCAACATTGGGATCTGCCGCTGAGCGCGGCGCGGGGGGTGGTGCCGGATAATCGCGGGCCATTGTCCTATTCGGTGGATGCCGAACAGGGCCCGGTCCGCTTGCGCTATTTCACGCCGCCGGAAAAGGTCCGGCCCTATTTCGGCTCGCTCTACATATTTTCCGTGGCGGCCGACCATTATGCCGACGTCACCCGCGCCGATGTCGCGCAGTTGCGGCTGATGCTGCGGGGCGATGGGCGCTATCATTTCCAGGATGGATCGGTGCAGCGGCCCCCCGCGGTCGGCCTGATCGGTCCCACGCAGGGCGCGACCCGCTTCGAACTGGATGCGCCGACCCGGCTGCTGGGCGTGTCGCTGCTGCCGGCTGGCTGGCTGGCGCTGCATGGTGGCGACGCCGACAAGCTGGCCGATGGCCTGTGCGATCTGGCGGCGGAACGGGATGACGGCTTTCTCGATCTGCTCGCCCAGTTGCAGCGCATGGAGGATGGCGACGCTATGGCCGCGCTCACCTGGTCCTTCCTCGCCGAACGGATCAGGCCACTGCCCGAAGCGACCTGGGCGATCCTGCGGGCGATCGACAGCTGGCTGATCGGCGAAGGATCGCCGCGGATCGAGGTGCTCAGCGAGATGACCGAATTGTCGCCGCGCCAACTCGCTCGCATCACCAACAAACTCTATGGCGCCCCGCCCAAGCTGCTCGCCCGCAAATATCGTGCCCTGCGCTGCAGCGCGCGGATCGCGCTCGACCATGAAAGCTGGCAGGCGCTGTGCGATGACGGCAGTTTCTACGACCAGTCGCATTTCATCCGCGAGATCAAGCATTTCATCGGCATGACCCCGCACCAGCTCCAGACCGAACCGACCGCCGTGGTTCAGCTGACCCTGCTCCGTCGTACCCTGGGCGGCGACGTCGCGGTGCTCAACCGGCTGAGTTGA
- the sufB gene encoding Fe-S cluster assembly protein SufB yields the protein MTEEVSTVRNQEALEAAERASTYEHGWSSAIEQDFAPKGLNEDTVRFISAKKKEPQWLLDWRLKAFAMWQTMEAPDWAKLNVPPIDYQDAYYYAEPKKKVELDSLDQVDPEILATYQKLGIPIAEQEMLAGVKGSRKVAVDAVFDSVSVATTFRKELEEAGVIFRSISEAVREFPDLVKKWLGKVVPMHDNYFATLNCAVFSDGTFVYIPKGVRCPMELSTYFRINAENTGQFERTLIVADDGAYVSYLEGCTAPMRDENQLHAAVVELVALDDAEIKYSTVQNWYPGDENGKGGIYNFVTKRALCQGRNSKVSWTQVETGSAITWKYPSCVLNGENSVGEFYSVALTNNLQQADTGTKMIHNGKGSRSTIVSKGISAGRSNNTYRGLVRVSPSAEGVRNFTQCDSLLLGDQCGAHTVPYIEVRNPSAQIEHEATTSKISDDQLFYAMQRGLDQESAVSLIVNGFAKEVLQQLPMEFAVEAQKLLGISLEGSVG from the coding sequence ATGACTGAAGAAGTGAGCACCGTCCGTAATCAGGAAGCGCTGGAGGCCGCCGAGCGCGCCTCCACCTATGAGCATGGCTGGTCGTCGGCGATCGAGCAGGATTTCGCGCCCAAGGGCCTCAATGAGGATACGGTCCGCTTCATTTCCGCCAAGAAGAAGGAGCCGCAATGGCTGCTCGACTGGCGGCTGAAAGCGTTTGCCATGTGGCAGACGATGGAGGCGCCGGACTGGGCCAAGCTCAATGTCCCGCCGATCGACTATCAGGACGCCTATTATTACGCCGAGCCCAAGAAGAAGGTCGAACTGGATTCGCTGGATCAGGTCGATCCGGAAATCCTGGCGACCTACCAGAAGCTGGGCATTCCCATTGCCGAGCAGGAAATGCTGGCCGGCGTGAAGGGTAGCCGCAAGGTTGCGGTCGACGCCGTGTTCGACAGCGTCTCGGTCGCCACCACTTTCCGCAAGGAGCTGGAGGAAGCGGGCGTCATCTTCCGCTCGATTTCGGAAGCCGTGCGCGAATTTCCCGACCTGGTGAAGAAGTGGCTGGGCAAGGTCGTGCCGATGCACGACAATTATTTCGCCACCTTGAACTGCGCGGTCTTCTCCGACGGCACCTTCGTCTACATTCCCAAGGGCGTTCGCTGCCCGATGGAGCTGTCGACCTATTTCCGCATCAATGCGGAAAATACGGGGCAGTTCGAACGCACGCTGATCGTCGCGGACGATGGCGCCTATGTCTCCTATCTCGAAGGCTGCACCGCGCCGATGCGCGATGAGAATCAGCTCCACGCCGCCGTGGTGGAACTGGTCGCGCTCGACGATGCCGAGATCAAATATTCGACCGTCCAGAACTGGTATCCGGGCGACGAGAATGGCAAGGGCGGCATCTATAATTTCGTGACCAAGCGCGCGCTCTGCCAGGGCCGCAACTCCAAGGTGTCTTGGACCCAGGTGGAAACCGGTTCCGCCATCACCTGGAAATATCCGTCCTGCGTGCTGAATGGCGAGAATAGCGTCGGCGAATTCTACTCGGTGGCGCTGACCAACAATCTGCAGCAGGCCGATACCGGCACCAAGATGATCCACAATGGCAAGGGCAGCCGCTCGACCATCGTGTCCAAGGGGATCAGCGCGGGCCGTTCCAACAACACCTATCGCGGCCTCGTCCGCGTGAGCCCAAGCGCGGAGGGCGTGCGCAACTTCACCCAGTGCGACAGCCTGCTGCTGGGCGACCAGTGCGGCGCCCACACCGTGCCCTATATTGAGGTGCGCAATCCCAGCGCCCAGATCGAGCATGAGGCGACCACCAGCAAGATCAGCGACGACCAGCTTTTCTACGCGATGCAGCGCGGGCTGGATCAGGAAAGCGCAGTCAGCCTGATCGTCAACGGCTTCGCTAAGGAAGTGCTGCAACAGCTGCCGATGGAATTCGCGGTGGAAGCGCAGAAGTTGCTCGGAATCAGCCTGGAAGGCAGCGTGGGTTGA
- the sufC gene encoding Fe-S cluster assembly ATPase SufC, with product MLNIDNLTNEIDGKAILKGLSLQINAGEIHAIMGPNGAGKSTLAYTLGGRPNYEVTGGTATFEGEDLLAMDPHERAAAGLFLGFQYPVEIPGVSNLQFLRESLNSQRRARGEKELNGGEFIKLAKEKAGLLGLDMEMLKRPVNVGFSGGEKKRAEMVQMGILDPKLAILDETDSGLDIDALKTVGAGINAIMRKPDKAVLLITHYQRLLDYVKPDFVHVLAAGRIVKSGGPELALQLESEGYAEVIAA from the coding sequence ATGCTTAATATCGACAATCTCACCAACGAAATCGACGGCAAGGCGATCCTCAAGGGCCTGTCGCTCCAGATCAACGCGGGCGAAATCCACGCGATCATGGGGCCGAACGGCGCCGGCAAGTCGACCCTCGCCTACACGCTGGGCGGCCGTCCGAACTATGAAGTCACCGGCGGCACCGCGACCTTCGAGGGCGAAGACCTGCTCGCTATGGACCCGCATGAGCGCGCCGCTGCCGGCCTGTTCCTGGGCTTCCAATATCCGGTCGAGATCCCCGGCGTCTCCAACCTGCAGTTCCTGCGCGAAAGCCTCAATTCGCAGCGCCGCGCGCGCGGCGAGAAGGAACTGAACGGCGGCGAGTTCATCAAGCTGGCCAAGGAAAAGGCCGGCCTGCTCGGCCTCGACATGGAGATGCTCAAGCGTCCGGTAAATGTCGGCTTTTCCGGCGGCGAGAAGAAGCGCGCCGAAATGGTGCAGATGGGCATCCTCGATCCCAAGCTTGCCATCCTCGACGAAACCGACTCGGGCCTCGACATCGACGCGCTCAAGACCGTCGGCGCGGGCATCAATGCGATCATGCGCAAGCCTGACAAGGCGGTGCTGCTGATCACCCATTATCAGCGCCTGCTCGACTATGTGAAGCCGGACTTCGTCCATGTCCTGGCGGCCGGCCGGATCGTCAAGTCGGGCGGTCCCGAACTGGCGCTGCAGCTGGAAAGCGAAGGCTATGCAGAGGTGATCGCGGCGTGA
- a CDS encoding RrF2 family transcriptional regulator, producing MKLSSFADYAVVLMSAAARHCGAAKMNATTLSAETGIPLPTAQKLVSRLSAAGLLESSRGTGGGVRLSRPPATITLADVVEAVEGPIAMTACSEQGAHDCNLEQDCRIRPHMNLANNAIREALANVTIASLTREMA from the coding sequence ATGAAATTATCGAGCTTTGCCGATTATGCCGTCGTGCTGATGTCTGCCGCCGCCCGCCACTGCGGCGCGGCCAAGATGAACGCGACCACGCTCAGCGCCGAAACCGGCATCCCGCTGCCCACCGCGCAGAAGCTGGTGAGCCGGCTGTCGGCGGCGGGTCTGCTCGAATCGAGCCGGGGCACCGGTGGCGGCGTGCGTCTGTCGCGCCCGCCCGCGACGATCACCCTGGCGGACGTGGTGGAGGCGGTCGAAGGCCCCATCGCCATGACCGCATGCAGCGAACAGGGGGCGCATGACTGCAATCTGGAACAGGATTGCCGCATCCGTCCGCACATGAATCTGGCGAACAACGCGATCCGCGAAGCGCTCGCGAACGTGACCATCGCCAGCCTGACACGAGAAATGGCATGA